Proteins encoded together in one uncultured Desulfosarcina sp. window:
- a CDS encoding DegT/DnrJ/EryC1/StrS family aminotransferase, translated as MPGFEIFGDEERSQVNDVLETGVLFRYGFDGARQGHWKAREFEAELAQRLKVAHAHLCASGTAALSIAMAACGIGAGDEVIVPPFTFVATVESVLMAGAVPVFAEIDETLCLSPEGIEAAVTPATRAVIPVHMCGSMARIDEIQALCDRKGLILLEDACQSVGASYRGKALGSFGKAGCFSFDPVKTITCGEGGAVVTDDQDVYKAAHAYADHGHDHIGTDRGAEDHLIIGANYRISELNAAVGLAQLRKLDWILDTQRRNKAAIKTAMQAVDGVTFRQLPDPEGDSATFLTFFMPDLQSARAAVKALGQAGVDGCFHWFDNNWHYLRKWNHFQALRASARLAVQTLPNCPDYGSIALPASDALMERAISMQIKLGWTEAQLQQRIDATLAALKEVV; from the coding sequence ATGCCAGGATTTGAAATTTTCGGCGACGAGGAGCGCAGCCAGGTCAACGATGTACTAGAAACGGGCGTTTTATTCCGCTACGGATTTGACGGCGCCCGCCAGGGCCACTGGAAGGCCCGGGAATTCGAGGCCGAACTGGCCCAACGCCTGAAAGTGGCCCATGCGCATCTTTGTGCCAGCGGCACCGCGGCCCTTTCCATTGCCATGGCGGCCTGCGGGATCGGCGCCGGGGACGAGGTGATCGTGCCGCCGTTTACCTTCGTGGCCACCGTCGAGTCGGTGCTCATGGCCGGGGCCGTACCGGTCTTTGCCGAAATCGACGAAACGCTCTGCCTTTCGCCGGAAGGGATTGAGGCGGCCGTCACACCGGCCACCCGGGCCGTCATTCCCGTGCACATGTGCGGCTCCATGGCCCGCATCGATGAAATTCAGGCGCTTTGCGACCGCAAGGGGCTGATCCTTCTGGAAGATGCCTGCCAGAGCGTGGGGGCCAGCTACCGGGGCAAGGCTTTGGGCAGCTTCGGCAAGGCTGGCTGCTTCTCCTTCGACCCGGTCAAGACCATTACCTGCGGCGAAGGGGGCGCCGTCGTTACCGACGACCAGGATGTCTACAAGGCCGCCCATGCCTATGCCGACCACGGCCACGACCACATCGGCACAGACCGCGGCGCCGAAGACCACCTGATCATCGGCGCCAACTACCGCATCAGCGAACTCAATGCCGCCGTGGGCCTGGCTCAGCTGCGAAAACTGGACTGGATTCTGGACACCCAGCGGCGCAACAAGGCGGCCATCAAAACGGCCATGCAGGCCGTTGATGGGGTTACCTTCCGCCAATTACCGGACCCGGAAGGAGACTCGGCCACCTTCCTGACCTTTTTCATGCCGGATCTGCAGAGCGCCCGGGCGGCAGTCAAGGCCCTGGGTCAAGCCGGCGTGGATGGCTGTTTCCACTGGTTCGACAACAACTGGCATTACTTGCGCAAATGGAACCATTTCCAGGCGCTGCGGGCATCGGCCCGCCTGGCCGTCCAGACCCTGCCCAACTGCCCGGACTATGGTTCCATCGCCCTGCCGGCATCCGACGCCCTCATGGAAAGGGCCATCTCCATGCAGATCAAGCTGGGATGGACCGAAGCACAACTGCAGCAGCGTATCGACGCAACGCTGGCGGCCCTGAAAGAGGTCGTTTAA
- a CDS encoding stage 0 sporulation family protein, with the protein MNKKVGIRFKTGGKIYDFSCGAFVLNVGDQVIVETEKGLGFGTVETAPELLDETGKKGKPLKKVFRKANEKDLIQVENNRALEREAHAFCLKSIKDLGLKMNLFSVESTFDASRLTFFFTADGRVDFRQLVKVLVKQFRVRIEMRQVGIRNQAKMTGGIGRCGRIFCCSSFMEKFDPVSIRMAKQQGLSLNPTKISGQCGRLMCCLTFENETYRQLKQQFPKIGKMVDSKAGRGKVTRHNVICNRLTLRLEEGGEVEIGLDDIITNRS; encoded by the coding sequence ATGAATAAAAAAGTGGGAATCCGGTTTAAGACCGGCGGCAAAATCTACGACTTCAGCTGCGGGGCTTTCGTGCTCAATGTGGGCGATCAGGTAATCGTGGAAACGGAAAAAGGCCTGGGCTTCGGAACGGTGGAGACCGCACCGGAGCTGCTGGACGAAACCGGCAAGAAAGGCAAGCCGCTAAAAAAAGTTTTTCGCAAAGCCAACGAAAAGGATCTGATCCAGGTCGAAAACAACAGGGCCCTGGAACGTGAGGCCCATGCCTTTTGCTTGAAAAGCATCAAGGATCTCGGTCTGAAGATGAACCTCTTTTCCGTGGAAAGCACCTTCGACGCCAGCCGCCTGACCTTCTTTTTCACCGCGGACGGCCGGGTGGACTTCAGGCAGTTGGTCAAGGTTCTGGTCAAGCAGTTCCGGGTGCGTATCGAGATGCGCCAGGTGGGCATCCGCAACCAGGCCAAGATGACCGGCGGCATCGGACGCTGCGGACGCATTTTCTGCTGTTCGTCCTTCATGGAAAAGTTCGATCCGGTATCCATCCGCATGGCCAAACAGCAGGGGCTTTCGTTGAACCCGACCAAGATATCGGGTCAGTGCGGCCGGCTGATGTGCTGTCTGACCTTCGAAAACGAGACCTACCGTCAACTCAAACAGCAGTTTCCGAAAATCGGAAAGATGGTGGACTCCAAAGCCGGCCGGGGCAAAGTGACCCGCCATAACGTCATCTGCAATCGTCTGACCCTACGCCTGGAAGAAGGCGGAGAAGTGGAAATCGGTCTCGACGACATTATCACGAACAGGAGTTAA
- the metG gene encoding methionine--tRNA ligase translates to MAAPFYITTPIYYVNARPHLGHAYTTIAADVVRRFHAMSSDRTYFLTGTDEHGDKIVRAAKKENQTPRQYVDQISGLFRKLWPELNISNDAFIRTTDKAHMAVVEKILQRIYDAGDIYFSEYEGLYCFGCERFYTERELVDGCCPDHQTPPEIIKESNYFFKMSRYQQWLIDHIQQHPDFIRPERYKNEVLAFLREPLEDLCISRPKSRIKWGITLPFDHDYVTYVWFDALLNYISALGYPDGKLYKTFWPVAQHIVAKDILKPHGIYWPIMLKAAGIPVYQHLNVHGYWNVDQSKMSKSIGNVVEPLEMKNVYGLDAFRFFLMRDMAFGLDSNFNEEALVQRINSDLANDLGNLFSRVISMAHKYFGGVVPEPDPAAQKEMDLGLVNNTKAAIDAYTESMEQFAFHKGLSAVWELITHLNKYVDVTAPWVLAKDKAARKQLQTVIYNLLEGLRIISGLIYPVMPDTAATMQAHLGLSGDDDFFKLEKLTTWKSLKAGVKLKKSVSLFPRIDPDKQKTVAAEKQPSDAVAKPIKPEITIDDFAKIDLRVATVVAAKAVPRAKKLLEITVDMGEERTIVSGIAGHYDPEALVGKQVIVVANLKPAKLMGVLSRGMLIAATDDAGVTVATLDKPVKPGTALS, encoded by the coding sequence ATGGCCGCTCCCTTTTATATCACCACCCCCATCTACTACGTAAACGCCCGTCCGCACCTGGGCCATGCCTATACCACTATCGCGGCAGACGTTGTCCGCCGCTTCCACGCCATGAGCAGCGACCGGACCTATTTTCTCACCGGCACCGACGAACACGGGGACAAAATCGTCCGCGCCGCCAAGAAAGAGAACCAGACGCCCAGGCAGTACGTGGACCAGATCAGCGGCCTGTTCCGCAAACTGTGGCCGGAGTTGAACATCTCCAACGACGCCTTCATCCGCACCACCGACAAGGCCCACATGGCCGTGGTGGAGAAAATTCTTCAGCGCATCTACGACGCCGGGGACATCTATTTCAGCGAATACGAAGGACTCTACTGCTTCGGCTGCGAACGCTTCTACACCGAACGGGAACTGGTGGACGGATGCTGCCCGGACCACCAGACGCCGCCGGAAATTATCAAGGAGTCCAACTACTTTTTCAAGATGAGCCGCTACCAGCAGTGGCTCATCGACCACATCCAGCAGCACCCCGATTTTATCCGGCCCGAACGTTACAAGAACGAGGTTCTGGCCTTTTTGCGCGAGCCGCTGGAAGACCTGTGCATCTCCAGGCCCAAATCCCGTATTAAATGGGGCATCACCCTGCCTTTCGACCACGACTACGTGACCTACGTGTGGTTCGATGCCCTGCTCAATTACATCTCCGCCCTGGGCTATCCGGACGGCAAACTGTACAAGACCTTCTGGCCCGTGGCCCAGCATATCGTGGCCAAGGACATTCTCAAGCCCCACGGCATCTACTGGCCCATCATGCTCAAGGCCGCCGGCATCCCGGTTTACCAGCACCTCAACGTCCACGGCTACTGGAACGTGGACCAGAGCAAGATGTCCAAAAGCATCGGCAATGTGGTCGAACCGCTGGAAATGAAAAACGTTTACGGTCTGGACGCCTTCCGTTTTTTTCTCATGCGGGACATGGCTTTCGGCCTGGACTCCAACTTCAACGAAGAGGCCCTGGTTCAGCGGATCAACTCGGATCTGGCCAACGACCTGGGCAACCTCTTCTCCCGGGTGATCTCCATGGCCCACAAGTATTTTGGCGGTGTGGTTCCCGAACCGGACCCCGCCGCCCAAAAGGAGATGGACCTGGGACTGGTAAACAATACCAAAGCGGCTATCGATGCGTACACTGAAAGCATGGAACAGTTCGCCTTTCACAAGGGCCTATCTGCCGTATGGGAATTGATCACCCACCTGAACAAATATGTGGACGTTACCGCACCATGGGTGCTGGCAAAAGACAAGGCCGCGCGCAAACAACTGCAGACGGTGATTTACAACCTGCTGGAAGGACTGCGCATCATATCGGGCCTGATCTATCCGGTAATGCCCGACACCGCCGCCACCATGCAGGCCCACCTGGGACTTTCCGGCGACGACGATTTCTTCAAACTGGAAAAGCTCACCACCTGGAAAAGCCTCAAGGCGGGTGTCAAGCTGAAAAAATCCGTCTCCCTGTTTCCGCGCATCGATCCGGACAAACAAAAGACGGTAGCTGCGGAAAAGCAGCCCTCCGATGCAGTTGCAAAGCCGATCAAACCGGAAATCACCATCGACGATTTTGCCAAAATCGATTTGCGCGTGGCCACCGTGGTGGCCGCCAAGGCGGTCCCCCGGGCTAAGAAGCTGTTGGAGATCACCGTGGATATGGGCGAAGAGCGGACCATCGTTTCAGGCATTGCCGGCCACTATGATCCGGAAGCATTGGTGGGCAAGCAGGTCATTGTCGTGGCCAACCTGAAACCGGCCAAACTCATGGGGGTGCTCTCCAGGGGCATGCTCATCGCGGCAACGGACGATGCCGGCGTAACGGTGGCCACGTTGGACAAACCGGTCAAGCCGGGTACGGCGCTGTCCTGA
- a CDS encoding SIS domain-containing protein: MSANRIVLSARRTAGFLSDLQRKIRSRNFQWPAVCWGRHPSRVQGPAIIFFPCSASLLCCGLAGIIAVKGKTRGKIDIDLAGLENRIDTAAGAGLDSCARRIDAIADGYLAGQATLNTLLSDIRALKREDSFLALFSNPSARQHLARLSARLAALLKEEQDRLSEQVGSLDPQAVDIIATRIEMLKDMVWCLDVELAANIERVQVLMSGGEAPVADGCVTVFRQINAVLNSIDRLEVRGRDSAGISILFILPAATFEPLQAELTEANLAAKFEERMQGEVLSNASISFNRSTAENGDAIVALTMVYKIAAEIGSLGDNIRFLRGQIQKDRILQKIAAAPHTFHTVSSHTRWASVGAITEPNCHPVDNTLAGACLKEHPIIHACLNGDIDNYMELKAAVEADGGSIPGSITTDTKIIPLQIEKHLQTGVDVAEAFRLAVSDFQGSHAIAMHTDLAPGKFFLAQKGSGQAVFVGLAEDHYMSASEVYGFIEETQRFLKMNGEQVAEGKNGPTQGQIFVLDQRSAGGLSGITAMYYDGTPIELTDDDIKHTEITSRDIDRQDFSHYFLKEISEAPLSVERTLLNRWKVREEEDGQHYAVHLDERVFPPSLETAFREDRIRRIFFVGQGTAGVAAQACADILKSYLADPTVQLRALKASELSGFELNEGDDATSMADTLVVAISQSGTTTDTNRTVDMVKARGAHTLAIVNRRDSDITFKVDGVLYTSSGRDIEMSVASTKAFYSQIVAGALLGLKVAGIKGRRSSEFLSDQIAELLRIPEHMRSVLALGPSLQKSARRLAATKTYWAAVGSGPNKASADEIRIKLSELCYKTISSDFVEDKKHIDLSSEPLIIVCAAGCRGTVIGDIIKDTAIFKAHKAAPVIIADEGEERFAPYAEDVFHVPQVSPQFAPILNTLVGHIWGYHAALAIHDGSRFLHEVRESLYTTLDEMADRGLDVYEAVLEKSFREKIAEFYRAFRERRRNVRFPAAITHASDLTLLFKYLSGRLPLTDFELDFGLKGTAKNVIDTLFRVLGESINLMSRPVDAIKHQAKTVTVGTSRISERVEGVLFDSLTDHELDIAQVVNRNVIVMKNIQGVIDHVKGSILYRIDGLGLLGDPTDQTTITILKKTGILAELSSRVEKDPVLKGTKRIIVREGNVYIGKGRKDGRSIVVIPATSEDPTDGSRIRYLLLLNIGFKEEIPLAVKVKALGGKYEHIKNIVQENSVAWSDDYLEDVPVDDLFGRSAEKLAEGMVERHR; the protein is encoded by the coding sequence ATGAGCGCAAACCGAATTGTACTTTCTGCCAGAAGAACGGCAGGGTTTCTGTCCGATCTGCAACGAAAAATCCGCAGCCGCAATTTCCAGTGGCCGGCCGTTTGCTGGGGCCGTCACCCGTCGCGGGTGCAAGGCCCGGCAATTATTTTCTTTCCCTGCTCTGCCAGTCTGCTGTGTTGCGGCCTGGCCGGCATCATTGCCGTCAAAGGCAAAACCAGGGGAAAAATCGATATCGATCTCGCCGGCCTGGAAAACCGCATCGACACCGCTGCCGGCGCCGGCCTGGATTCCTGCGCCCGTCGGATCGATGCGATCGCCGATGGCTACCTGGCCGGGCAGGCTACGCTGAACACTTTGCTGTCCGACATCCGGGCGCTCAAAAGGGAGGACTCCTTTCTGGCCCTTTTTTCGAATCCGTCCGCCCGGCAGCATCTGGCCCGATTATCCGCCCGGCTGGCCGCCCTGCTGAAAGAAGAACAGGATCGATTGTCCGAACAGGTTGGCAGCCTCGACCCCCAGGCGGTGGATATCATCGCCACCCGCATTGAAATGCTAAAAGACATGGTCTGGTGCCTGGATGTGGAACTGGCCGCAAATATCGAGCGGGTCCAGGTCCTGATGTCCGGCGGCGAAGCACCCGTTGCCGACGGCTGCGTCACCGTTTTCCGCCAGATCAATGCCGTCCTCAACAGCATCGACCGGTTGGAGGTGCGCGGCCGGGATTCGGCGGGCATCTCCATTCTGTTCATTTTGCCGGCAGCTACATTCGAACCGTTGCAGGCCGAATTAACCGAGGCAAACCTGGCCGCCAAGTTCGAAGAGCGCATGCAGGGGGAAGTACTGAGCAACGCCAGCATCAGCTTCAACCGCTCTACTGCCGAAAATGGCGATGCTATCGTGGCTCTCACGATGGTTTACAAGATCGCTGCCGAGATCGGCAGCCTGGGCGACAACATCCGCTTTTTGCGCGGCCAGATTCAAAAGGATCGTATCCTGCAAAAAATCGCCGCCGCGCCGCACACGTTTCACACGGTATCCTCCCATACCCGCTGGGCCTCGGTAGGGGCTATCACCGAACCCAACTGCCACCCGGTGGACAACACCCTGGCCGGCGCCTGCCTGAAGGAACACCCCATTATCCATGCCTGCCTCAACGGCGATATCGACAACTACATGGAACTGAAAGCCGCCGTGGAGGCCGACGGGGGCAGCATCCCCGGGTCGATTACCACGGACACCAAAATCATCCCCCTGCAGATCGAAAAACATCTGCAGACCGGCGTGGACGTGGCCGAGGCCTTCCGGCTGGCGGTCAGCGACTTCCAGGGGTCCCACGCCATTGCCATGCACACCGATCTGGCCCCGGGAAAATTTTTTCTGGCCCAGAAGGGCAGCGGCCAGGCTGTTTTCGTTGGATTGGCCGAAGACCATTACATGTCGGCCTCGGAGGTCTACGGATTCATCGAAGAAACACAACGTTTCTTGAAGATGAACGGCGAACAGGTGGCCGAAGGCAAAAACGGTCCGACCCAGGGACAGATTTTCGTGCTGGACCAGCGCTCTGCCGGCGGCCTGTCCGGAATCACGGCCATGTATTATGATGGCACGCCCATCGAACTGACCGACGACGACATCAAGCACACGGAAATCACCTCGCGGGATATCGACCGCCAGGACTTTTCCCACTACTTTCTCAAAGAGATCTCCGAAGCGCCCCTTTCGGTGGAACGCACCCTGCTCAATCGCTGGAAGGTCCGGGAAGAAGAAGACGGCCAGCACTATGCGGTTCACCTGGACGAACGGGTTTTCCCGCCTTCGTTGGAAACGGCTTTTCGTGAGGACCGCATCCGGCGAATCTTTTTCGTGGGCCAGGGAACGGCCGGCGTGGCGGCCCAGGCCTGCGCCGATATCCTCAAGTCCTACCTGGCCGACCCCACGGTGCAGCTGCGGGCCCTCAAGGCCTCGGAGCTGTCCGGATTCGAACTGAACGAGGGCGACGACGCCACCAGCATGGCCGACACCCTGGTGGTCGCCATCAGCCAGTCCGGGACCACCACCGATACCAACCGTACCGTGGACATGGTGAAGGCCCGCGGCGCCCACACCCTGGCCATCGTCAACCGGAGAGATTCCGACATTACCTTCAAGGTGGACGGCGTTTTGTACACCTCCAGCGGTAGGGATATCGAGATGAGCGTGGCCTCCACCAAGGCCTTCTACTCCCAGATCGTGGCCGGCGCCCTGCTGGGCCTCAAGGTGGCCGGCATCAAGGGCCGCCGATCCAGCGAGTTTCTTTCGGATCAGATTGCCGAACTGCTGCGCATTCCGGAACATATGCGCAGCGTTCTGGCACTGGGGCCTTCCCTCCAGAAATCAGCCCGCCGACTGGCGGCCACCAAAACCTATTGGGCGGCCGTGGGCAGCGGCCCCAACAAGGCGTCGGCCGACGAGATCCGCATCAAACTCAGCGAACTGTGCTACAAAACCATCTCTTCGGATTTCGTGGAAGACAAGAAGCACATCGATCTTTCCTCCGAACCGCTGATCATCGTCTGTGCGGCCGGCTGCCGGGGAACCGTTATCGGGGACATCATCAAGGATACGGCCATCTTCAAAGCCCACAAAGCGGCCCCGGTGATCATTGCCGACGAGGGGGAGGAGCGTTTCGCCCCTTACGCCGAAGACGTATTTCACGTTCCCCAGGTCAGCCCCCAGTTCGCTCCCATCCTCAACACGCTGGTGGGGCACATCTGGGGCTATCATGCCGCGCTGGCCATCCACGACGGTTCGCGCTTTCTCCATGAGGTCCGGGAATCGCTATACACCACCCTCGACGAAATGGCCGACCGGGGACTGGATGTCTACGAAGCCGTCCTGGAGAAAAGCTTCCGGGAGAAAATTGCCGAATTTTACCGGGCCTTTCGCGAACGCCGCAGAAATGTCCGCTTCCCGGCGGCCATTACCCATGCGTCGGATCTGACCCTGCTGTTCAAATACCTCTCCGGTCGTCTGCCCCTGACCGATTTCGAGTTGGATTTCGGGCTCAAGGGAACGGCCAAAAACGTCATCGACACCCTTTTCCGGGTGCTGGGAGAATCCATCAACCTCATGTCCCGCCCGGTGGATGCAATCAAGCATCAGGCCAAGACGGTCACCGTGGGGACCAGCCGCATCAGCGAACGGGTCGAAGGGGTGCTCTTCGACAGCCTGACCGACCACGAACTGGATATCGCCCAGGTGGTCAACCGCAACGTCATCGTCATGAAGAACATCCAGGGCGTGATCGACCACGTCAAGGGCAGCATCCTCTACCGCATCGACGGCCTCGGGCTGCTCGGCGACCCCACCGATCAGACCACCATCACGATTCTGAAAAAAACGGGGATCCTGGCCGAACTATCTTCCCGGGTGGAAAAGGACCCTGTTCTCAAGGGCACCAAACGCATCATCGTTCGTGAGGGAAACGTCTACATCGGCAAGGGCCGAAAAGACGGGCGCAGCATCGTGGTCATCCCGGCCACCTCCGAGGACCCCACCGACGGCAGCCGCATTCGCTACCTGCTGCTGCTCAATATCGGCTTCAAAGAGGAAATCCCGCTGGCCGTCAAAGTCAAGGCCCTGGGCGGCAAATACGAACACATCAAGAACATCGTCCAGGAGAACAGTGTTGCCTGGTCCGATGACTACCTGGAAGATGTTCCCGTGGATGACCTGTTTGGCCGTTCAGCGGAAAAATTGGCCGAGGGGATGGTGGAAAGGCACCGTTGA
- a CDS encoding iron-containing alcohol dehydrogenase family protein produces the protein MFRNFKMVSKVVFGRGCFSQLGDILDEQRSGKNAVMVFLVDDVFESGRLKDRLPMKADDLLIWVNVDDEPKTKYVDQLTTQVKKYMVDKHDRRPSGVIGIGGGSTMDLAKAVALMLTNEGSSADYQGWDLIKNPAVYHCAVPTLSGTGAEVSRTTVLTGPEKKLGLNSDHTVFDQIVLDPEMIADAPNPQRFYTGMDCYIHCVESLTGTYLNSFSQAYGEKSMDLCRQVFLTDTPDADDKLMMASYCGGMSIAYSQVGICHALSYGLAFVLGMHHGIGNSVVFDYLEDYYPEGVREFRKMMDRQGIDLPRNLVSGLTDAQMDTMINVALVLEPLWENALGKDWKTIMTRDKIRELYLKM, from the coding sequence ATGTTTCGCAACTTTAAAATGGTTTCCAAAGTGGTGTTCGGGCGGGGGTGCTTCTCCCAACTGGGCGACATCCTCGATGAGCAGCGGTCCGGCAAAAACGCGGTCATGGTGTTTTTGGTGGACGATGTTTTCGAATCCGGACGGCTCAAGGACAGGCTGCCCATGAAAGCCGACGACCTGTTGATCTGGGTCAATGTGGACGACGAGCCCAAGACCAAATATGTGGATCAGCTCACCACACAGGTTAAAAAGTACATGGTCGATAAACATGATCGCCGCCCCTCGGGGGTGATCGGCATCGGCGGCGGCAGCACCATGGACCTGGCCAAGGCCGTTGCGCTCATGCTCACCAACGAAGGTTCCTCCGCCGATTACCAGGGATGGGATTTAATCAAGAACCCGGCGGTCTACCACTGCGCGGTTCCGACGCTGTCGGGAACCGGGGCCGAGGTCTCCCGCACCACGGTGCTCACCGGGCCGGAAAAGAAGCTGGGCCTCAACTCCGATCACACCGTCTTCGACCAGATTGTCCTGGATCCGGAGATGATCGCCGATGCCCCCAACCCGCAGCGGTTCTATACCGGCATGGACTGTTACATTCACTGCGTGGAATCGCTGACAGGGACCTACCTCAACAGCTTTTCCCAGGCCTATGGCGAAAAATCCATGGATTTGTGCCGCCAGGTATTTCTCACCGACACCCCGGATGCCGACGACAAGCTGATGATGGCCTCCTATTGCGGCGGCATGAGCATCGCCTATTCCCAGGTGGGCATCTGCCATGCCCTGTCCTACGGACTTGCCTTCGTGCTGGGCATGCATCACGGCATCGGCAACTCGGTGGTCTTCGACTACCTGGAGGACTACTACCCGGAAGGGGTGCGCGAATTCCGCAAGATGATGGACCGTCAGGGAATCGACCTGCCGCGTAATCTGGTGTCGGGCCTCACCGACGCCCAGATGGACACCATGATCAACGTGGCCCTGGTGCTGGAACCCCTGTGGGAAAACGCCCTGGGCAAGGACTGGAAAACGATCATGACCCGGGACAAGATCCGAGAACTGTACCTGAAAATGTGA
- a CDS encoding penicillin-binding transpeptidase domain-containing protein produces the protein MPLFRGKKTPAHQLDHLDWRAYQERLRRQYLPTRRDRLHHRKYSGFVLVFVVLLLGVGYWVLAPGSREEKHVPARQATAPAAVDTGARIEKSDVQILLGSTPLVNLKEHVLQVTFDGRPYRVATSLNLDLQQYLLKRMDRVNSRYIGIVAMEPDTGRILTMAGFNKIDPQQDPCLTADYPAASLFKIVTAAAAVEEKGYGAGTRLKFNGYKHTLYKRQLTDKTNRYTNSISFKDSFAQSVNPVFGKIGALYLEPRALEVYGEAFGFNRSVNFELPWPTSRLAVDDDTYHRAEIASGFNRQTTLSPLHGAVIVSAVVNGGTPVEPTLVDRITDDAGKPVYETRPRFMEAAVSAHTAEVLRQLMTATVTSGTARKIFRGYRRSKVLSRLTLGGKTGSIFNRAHDARFDWYVGYANEKKGHEKMVVAVVVAHEEYIGIRAGQYARMAIEHYFKDYFARQKENGEDSSG, from the coding sequence TTGCCCCTGTTCAGAGGAAAAAAAACGCCGGCGCATCAACTCGACCACCTCGACTGGCGGGCCTATCAGGAGCGCCTGCGGCGGCAGTACCTGCCGACCCGGCGCGACCGACTGCACCACCGCAAATACAGCGGGTTCGTCCTGGTCTTCGTGGTTCTATTGTTGGGGGTCGGATATTGGGTCCTTGCACCCGGTTCCCGGGAGGAAAAACATGTCCCTGCCCGGCAGGCGACAGCACCGGCAGCGGTTGACACCGGTGCACGGATCGAGAAAAGCGATGTTCAGATCCTTCTGGGCAGTACGCCGCTGGTCAACCTGAAAGAGCACGTCCTGCAAGTGACATTCGACGGCCGCCCCTACCGGGTGGCGACCAGCCTGAACCTCGATCTTCAGCAGTATCTGCTCAAGCGCATGGACCGGGTCAACTCCCGTTATATCGGCATCGTGGCCATGGAACCCGATACGGGCCGGATCCTGACCATGGCCGGATTCAATAAAATCGATCCCCAGCAGGACCCTTGCCTGACCGCCGATTATCCGGCAGCCAGCCTGTTCAAGATCGTAACGGCGGCAGCGGCGGTCGAGGAGAAGGGCTATGGGGCCGGGACCCGATTGAAATTCAACGGGTACAAGCATACCCTGTACAAGCGCCAATTGACGGACAAGACCAACCGCTACACCAATTCCATCTCTTTCAAGGATTCGTTCGCCCAGTCCGTCAATCCGGTGTTCGGCAAAATCGGAGCCCTGTATCTGGAGCCCCGGGCTCTCGAAGTCTATGGAGAGGCCTTCGGCTTCAACCGAAGCGTGAATTTCGAGCTTCCCTGGCCCACCAGCCGGCTGGCAGTAGATGACGACACCTACCACCGGGCCGAAATCGCCAGCGGATTCAACCGCCAGACCACCCTCAGCCCCCTGCACGGGGCGGTCATCGTCTCGGCCGTGGTCAACGGCGGCACACCGGTGGAGCCGACCCTGGTCGACCGGATCACCGACGATGCGGGCAAACCGGTCTACGAAACCCGGCCACGGTTCATGGAGGCGGCGGTATCTGCACACACGGCCGAGGTGCTGCGCCAATTGATGACCGCCACGGTGACATCGGGCACGGCCAGGAAAATATTTCGCGGATACCGCCGCAGCAAGGTCCTTTCCCGCCTGACGCTGGGCGGCAAGACCGGATCGATTTTCAATCGCGCCCACGATGCCCGTTTCGACTGGTATGTGGGCTATGCGAACGAGAAAAAGGGCCACGAAAAAATGGTGGTGGCCGTGGTGGTGGCCCATGAAGAGTATATCGGCATTCGGGCCGGGCAGTACGCCCGCATGGCCATCGAACATTACTTCAAGGACTATTTCGCCAGGCAGAAAGAAAACGGCGAGGACTCCAGCGGATAG